A part of Gambusia affinis linkage group LG19, SWU_Gaff_1.0, whole genome shotgun sequence genomic DNA contains:
- the LOC122821296 gene encoding ATP-dependent Clp protease proteolytic subunit, mitochondrial, which translates to MLLRRVLNIGGLTVKVSRSFHYSPVWRSPLIPIVVEQTGRGERAYDIYSRLLRERIICVMGPIDDNIASLVIAQLLFLQSESNNKPIHMYINSPGGVVTAGLAIYDTMQYILNPISTWCVGQAASMGSLLLAAGTTGMRHSLPNARIMVHQPSGGARGQATDIAIQAEEILKLKRLINNIYAKHTGQLLDTIESVMERDRYMSPMEAQDFGLIDRVLVHPPQAGQDEPELVQKEPAAAAAAASPSPQPESVSPDQAPPGTSSPSSYKPEP; encoded by the exons ATGTTGTTACGA AGGGTGTTGAACATCGGGGGTCTGACTGTGAAGGTCAGCAGGTCTTTCCACTACAGTCCGGTGTGGAGGAGTCCTCTCATCCCTATAGTGGTGGAGCAGACG GGCAGAGGAGAACGGGCGTACGACATCTACTCCCGCCTCCTGAGAGAACGAATCATTTGTGTGATGGGTCCT ATTGATGACAACATAGCCAGCCTGGTCATCGCCCAGCTGCTCTTCCTCCAGTCAGAAAGCAACAACAAGCCCATCCACATGTACATCAACAGTCCAG GCGGGGTGGTGACAGCAGGGCTGGCCATTTATGACACTATGCAGTATATCCTTAATCCCATCTCCACCTGGTGCGTTGGCCAGGCAGCCAGCATGGGCAGCCTGCTCCTGGCTGCAGGTACGACTGGCATGAGGCATTCGCTGCCCAACGCCCGCATCATGGTGCACCAGCCTTCAGGAGGGGCCAGG GGCCAGGCCACAGACATCGCCATCCAGGCTGAGGAAATCCTGAAGCTGAAGAGACTGATCAACAACATCTACGCAAAGCACACAGGCCAGCTGCTGGACACCATAG AGAGTGTGATGGAGAGGGACCGCTACATGAGCCCCATGGAGGCTCAGGACTTTGGGCTGATTGACCGGGTTCTGGTGCATCCCCCGCAGGCAGGCCAGGATGAGCCGGAGCTGGTGCAGAAGGAaccagcggcagcagcagcagcagccagtcCCTCCCCACAGCCGGAGTCTGTTTCCCCAGATCAGGCCCCGCCTGGCACCAGCTCCCCCTCTTCATACAAACCAGAACCCTGA
- the aldh3b1 gene encoding aldehyde dehydrogenase family 3 member B1, with protein sequence MDSHSQVLERLRTAFRSGITLPLEFRRTQLTKLLALVKDNEEQIVKALHQDLAKPKFETILSEVEIVTNDLHYTMSNLATWIQPEYVSKNLATKLDDCFVRREPLGVVLIIGPWNYPLQLLILPLVGAIAAGNCAVIKPSEVSSATDCLVAELIPKYLSQDCYAVVRGGAEETKALLQNRFDHIFYTGSQAVARSVVQAASVHLTPVTLELGGKCPCLIYGRINIQAAAHRLVWAKYFNAGQSCVAPDYVLCTKATRDALVPALITVLEEFYGKEPQKSPDLSRIVSARHFTRLMKLLERTKGKVVIGGQSNEDDKYIAPTVLVDVEEDDALMGEEIFGPILPILTVEELEKSIELVNRKEKPLALYVFSDESSVVKTTMENTTSGGFCSNDGIIHMALPGLPFGGVGASGWGSYHGRWGFETFSHRRACMLRGWALERFNGLRYPPYSEDKLKWLRWTTSAYSTCSLL encoded by the exons ATGGACTCCCACAGTCAGGTTCTGGAGCGTTTACGGACGGCCTTCAGGTCAGGCATCACTTTGCCGCTGGAGTTTCGCCGAACGCAGCTCACCAAGCTGCTGGCCCTGGTCAAAGACAACGAGGAGCAGATTGTAAAAGCGCTACACCAAGACTTAGCAAAG CCAAAATTTGAGACCATCCTCTCCGAGGTGGAAATAGTGACCAATGACCTGCATTATACCATGTCCAACTTGGCGACCTGGATTCAGCCGGAGTATGTGTCCAAAAACCTG GCTACAAAACTAGATGACTGTTTTGTGCGGAGGGAACCGTTGGGAGTTGTGCTCATCATCGGACCCTGGAACTACCCCCTGCAACTCCTCATTTTACCACTAGTTGGAGCCATTGCTGCAG GAAACTGTGCAGTCATCAAGCCTTCAGAGGTCAGTTCAGCCACAGACTGCCTGGTGGCCGAGCTCATTCCTAAGTACCTGTCTCAG GACTGCTATGCGGTTGTTCGTGGGGGAGCAGAGGAGACCAAGGCTCTGCTGCAGAACCGATTTGACCACATCTTCTACACAG GTTCCCAAGCGGTGGCTCGCAGCGTGGTCCAGGCCGCCTCCGTTCACCTGACGCCCGTAACGTTGGAGCTGGGCGGTAAGTGTCCCTGCCTCATATACGGCCGGATAAACATCCAAGCTGCAGCCCACCGCCTGGTGTGGGCCAAGTACTTCAACGCGGGCCAGAGCTGTGTGGCTCCAGACTACGTGCTGTGCACCAAGGCCACCCGGGACGCCCTGGTGCCCGCCCTGATCACCGTGCTGGAGGAGTTCTACGGGAAGGAGCCGCAGAAGAGTCCGGACCTGTCCCGCATCGTGTCCGCTCGCCACTTCACTCGCCTCATGAAGCTGCTGGAGAGGACCAAGGGCAAGGTCGTTATCGGAGGACAGAGCAACGAGGACGATAAATACATAG CGCCCACAGTGCTGGTGGATGTAGAGGAAGACGACGCCCTGATGGGGGAGGAGATCTTCGGCCCCATCTTGCCCATCCTGactgtggaggagctggagaagagCATTGAGTTGGTGAATCGTAAGGAGAAGCCGCTGGCGCTCTACGTGTTCTCTGATGAATCCTCG GTGGTGAAGACAACGATGGAGAATACCACCAGTGGAGGCTTCTGCTCCAACGACGGCATCATTCACATGGCCCTGCCTGGGCTGCCCTTTGGGGGTGTAG GGGCCAGCGGCTGGGGCTCCTACCACGGCCGCTGGGGCTTCGAGACGTTCAGCCACCGGCGCGCCTGCATGCTGCGCGGCTGGGCTCTGGAGAGGTTCAACGGCCTGCGCTACCCGCCGTACAGTGAAGACAAGCTGAAGTGGCTGCGCTGGACCACGTCTGCATACAGCACCTGCTCTCTCTTGTGA
- the si:dkey-204f11.64 gene encoding guanine nucleotide-binding protein G(I)/G(S)/G(O) subunit gamma-5, translating to MSNNSAANSSLVIAQKAVKQLRLEASVRRIKVSQAATELKTFCLQNAHKDPLLTGVPSSDNPFRPPKSCVLL from the exons ATGTCGAACAACAGCGCGGCCAACAGCAGTTTAGTCATCGCCCAGAAAGCAGTGAAGCAGCTGCGGCTGGAAGCCAGCGTCCGGCGGATAAAG GTTTCTCAGGCAGCAACAGAACTGAAGACCTTCTGTTTGCAAAACGCTCACAAAGACCCTCTGCTGACCGGGGTTCCCTCCAGTGATAACCCATTCAGGCCTCCCAAGTCATGTGTTCTGCtttga
- the carm1 gene encoding histone-arginine methyltransferase CARM1: MAVSVFRGVRLLSIGDANGDIQRHSEQQPLRLEVKTSQDAALINLSNGEETSVFKCSVSRDTECSRVGKQSFIITLGCNSVLLQFSSPADFQSFYNLLKNCRGHAGEHSVFSERTEESSAVQYFQFYGYLSQQQNMMQDYVRTGTYQRAILQNHTDFKDKVVLDVGCGSGILSFFAAQAGARKVYAVEASTMAQHAEVLVNSNRLSERVVVIPGKVEEVSLPEQVDIIISEPMGYMLFNERMLESYLHAKKFLKPSGKMFPTIGDVHLAPFTDEQLYMEQFTKANFWYQPSFHGVDLSALRGAAVDEYFRQPIVDTFDIRILMAKSVKYTVNFLEAKEEDLYRIEIPFKFHMMHSGLVHGLAFWFDVAFMGSVMTVWLSTAPTEPLTHWYQVRCLLQSPLFAKAGDTLSGTAMLVANKRQSYDISIVAQVDQTGSKSSNLLDLKNPFFRYTGTTPNPPPGSHYTSPSENMWNTGATYSMSQGMAGSGMPTAYDLSTVIGSGPAASHNNLIPLVNTGIVNHTHSRMGSIMSTGIVQGATTGQSGPSSSGTYYPITNQFTMGGAAISMASPMVIPSNTMHYGS, from the exons ATGGCGGTCTCTGTGTTCCGCGGCGTGCGGCTGCTCTCTATCGGAGACGCGAATGGAGACATACAGCGACATTCAGAGCAGCAGCCGCTGCGACTAGAAGTGAAAACCTCACAAGATGCGGCCCTCATCAATCTCTCCAATG gagAGGAGACGAGTGTGTTCAAGTGTTCAGTTTCTCGTGACACAGAGTGCAGCCGCGTAGGGAAGCAGTCGTTCATCATCACTCTGGGCTGCAACAGCgtgctgctgcagttctcctCGCCTGCAG ACTTTCAGTCCTTTTATAACCTTCTGAAGAACTGCCGGGGGCATGCTGGTGAGCACTCCGTCTTCAGTGAAAGAACAGAGGAGTCCTCTGCTGTACAGTATTTCCAG TTCTACGGCTACCTCTCCCAGCAACAGAACATGATGCAGGACTATGTCCGGACGGGAACCTACCAGCGGGCCATTCTGCAGAACCACACGGACTTCAAGGACAAG GTGGTTCTGGACGTGGGCTGCGGATCAGGAATCCTGTCGTTCTTTGCGGCACAGGCTGGAGCCAGGAAGGTGTATGCAGTGGAGGCCAGCACCATGGCTCAGCATGCTGAG GTGCTGGTGAACAGCAACCGCCTGAGTGAGCGGGTGGTGGTGATCCCCGGGAAGGTGGAGGAGGTGTCGCTGCCAGAGCAGGTGGACATCATCATCTCAGAGCCGATGGGCTACATGCTGTTCAACGAGCGCATGCTGGAGAGCTACCTGCACGCCAAGAAGTTCCTCAAACCCAGTG GTAAAATGTTCCCCACCATTGGAGATGTGCACCTGGCTCCCTTCACAGATGAACAGCTCTACATGGAGCAGTTCACCAAGGCCAACTTCTG GTATCAGCCCTCGTTCCATGGCGTTGACCTCTCTGCTCTGCGGGGAGCTGCAGTGGATGAGTACTTCCGCCAGCCCATAGTG GACACGTTTGATATCCGCATCCTGATGGCCAAGTCAGTTAAATACACGGTGAACTTCTTGGAGGCCAAAGAGGAGGATCTCTACAG GATAGAGATTCCTTTCAAGTTCCACATGATGCACTCTGGCCTGGTACACGGCCTGGCCTTCTGGTTCGATGTGGCCTTCATGGGATCAGT GATGACCGTGTGGCTGTCCACAGCCCCCACAGAGCCCCTCACCCACTGGTACCAGGTGCGCTGCCTGCTGCAGTCGCCCCTCTTCGCTAAAGCTGGGGACACGCTGTCCGGCACGGCCATGCTGGTGGCCAACAAAAG ACAAAGCTACGACATCAGTATTGTTGCCCAGGTGGACCAGACCGGATCAAAGTCCAGCAACCTCCTGGACTTGAAGAACCCCTTTTTCAG GTACACAGGAACCACCCCTAACCCCCCTCCTGGCTCACACTACACCTCCCCTTCTGAGAACATGTGGAACACAGGTGCCACCTACAGTATGAGTCAGGGGATGGCTGGATCAG GGATGCCAACAGCTTATGACCTCAGCACAGTCATTGGAAGCGGCCCAGCAGCGTCTCACAACAACCTCATCCCTCTAG TAAACACAGGGATAGTGAACCACACCCACTCAAGGATGGGCTCCATCATGAGCACAGGAATAGTCCAAG GGGCCACAACGGGCCAGTCGGGCCCCAGCAGCAGCGGTACCTACTATCCCATCACCAACCAGTTCACCATGGGGGGCGCTGCCATCTCCATGGCGTCCCCCATGGTCATCCCCAGCAACACCATGCATTATGGCAGTTAA